The DNA sequence GTGGAGAAGGCGTACCTTGGCGAATAGGCTCGTCGTCACGGACGTCCACGCCGGCTATGGCGCGGTGCGGGTGCTCCACGGGGTCTCGGTCGAGGCCAACGGCGGGGAGACGGTGGTGCTCCTCGGCACCAACGGCAACGGCAAGAGCACCCTGATCAAGTGCATCATGGGCCTGGTCCAGCCCTCGAGCGGCGAGATCTTCCTGGAAGTGGACGGGCGACGCATCGACCTCGTGGGCCGGTCCCCCGAGGACATCGTGAGCCTCGGCGTCACGCTCGTCCCCGAGGGGCGCCGCCTCTTCCCGAAGCTCACGGTGGAGGAGAACCTGCTGCTCGGGGCCTACCGGAGCGCGGCGCGCCGGGACATCGGCCGCAATCTGACATCCGCGTTCGAAGCGTTCCCGATCCTCCGGGAGCGGAGGCGGCAGCTCGCGGGCAGCATGAGCGGCGGGGAGCAGCAGATGCTGGCCGTGGCCCGCGCGCTGATGTCCTCGCCGAAGATCCTGCTGGTGGACGAGCCGTCCGTGGGGCTGGCCCCCATCCTCGTCA is a window from the Candidatus Rokuibacteriota bacterium genome containing:
- a CDS encoding ABC transporter ATP-binding protein, with the protein product MANRLVVTDVHAGYGAVRVLHGVSVEANGGETVVLLGTNGNGKSTLIKCIMGLVQPSSGEIFLEVDGRRIDLVGRSPEDIVSLGVTLVPEGRRLFPKLTVEENLLLGAYRSAARRDIGRNLTSAFEAFPILRERRRQLAGSMSGGEQQMLAVARALMSSPKILLVDEPSVGLAPILVSRVIATIKQLKERHDLTVLMAEQNFNQATKIADRGYIIVHGKIEFEGRSTRELAENELVKKYYLGV